In Pseudomonas sp. R76, one genomic interval encodes:
- a CDS encoding GntT/GntP/DsdX family permease, whose product MAAPLGLGLLAYAAIAIIALIVLIARYRLNPFIVITLVSIGLALMAGMPADTIMGSYEAGVGKTLGHIALVVALGTMLGKMMAESGGAEQVARTLINRFGERNAHWAMVCIAFLVGLPLFFEVGFVLLVPIAFTVARRVGVSILMVGLPMVAGLSVVHALVPPHPAAMMAVLAYNASVGQTVLYAILIGIPTAIIAGPLYAKFIVPRIHLPAENPLERQFIEREPRTRLPSFTLTMGTILLPVVLMMIGGWANVISTPGTGFNQFLLFIGNSVIALLVATLVSFWTLGLAQGFNREAILKFTNECLAPTASITLLVGAGGGLNRILVDAGVTNEILGLAHAFHLSPLVMGWLFAALMRIATGSATVAMTTASGVVAPVAMGLGYPHPELLVLATGAGSVIFSHVNDGGFWLIKEYFNMTVIQTFKTWTVLETLISVVAFGLTYGLSLVL is encoded by the coding sequence ATGGCCGCACCACTGGGCTTGGGGCTGTTGGCATACGCTGCCATCGCCATCATTGCATTGATCGTGCTGATCGCACGTTACCGACTCAACCCGTTTATTGTCATCACCTTGGTGTCCATCGGCCTGGCGCTGATGGCCGGCATGCCGGCAGACACAATCATGGGTTCCTACGAGGCGGGCGTCGGTAAAACCCTGGGGCATATCGCCCTGGTGGTGGCGCTGGGCACCATGCTCGGCAAGATGATGGCCGAGTCCGGCGGTGCCGAGCAGGTGGCGCGCACGCTGATCAACCGCTTCGGCGAGCGCAATGCGCATTGGGCAATGGTGTGCATCGCGTTTCTGGTGGGGCTGCCGCTGTTTTTCGAGGTCGGTTTTGTGCTGCTGGTGCCGATCGCTTTTACCGTGGCGCGGCGCGTTGGGGTGTCGATCCTGATGGTCGGCTTGCCGATGGTCGCCGGCTTGTCGGTGGTGCATGCGCTGGTGCCGCCGCACCCGGCGGCGATGATGGCGGTGCTGGCGTACAACGCGTCGGTCGGGCAGACCGTGCTCTATGCGATTCTGATCGGTATCCCCACGGCAATTATTGCTGGCCCGTTGTACGCCAAGTTCATCGTGCCGCGTATTCACCTGCCGGCGGAGAACCCGCTGGAACGCCAGTTTATCGAGCGCGAACCGCGCACCCGTTTGCCGAGCTTTACCCTGACCATGGGCACGATCCTGTTGCCGGTGGTGTTGATGATGATCGGCGGCTGGGCCAATGTGATTTCCACACCCGGCACCGGCTTTAACCAGTTCCTGCTGTTTATCGGCAACTCGGTGATCGCGCTGTTGGTGGCCACTTTGGTGAGCTTCTGGACCTTGGGCCTGGCCCAGGGTTTCAACCGCGAAGCGATCCTCAAGTTCACCAATGAATGCCTGGCACCGACCGCGAGTATCACCTTGCTGGTGGGCGCGGGCGGCGGCTTGAACCGCATCCTGGTGGACGCGGGCGTGACCAACGAAATTCTCGGCCTGGCGCATGCCTTCCATTTGTCGCCGCTGGTGATGGGCTGGTTGTTTGCCGCGCTGATGCGCATTGCCACCGGTTCGGCCACGGTGGCCATGACCACGGCTTCCGGTGTGGTTGCGCCCGTGGCCATGGGCTTGGGTTATCCACATCCTGAATTATTGGTATTGGCCACCGGCGCGGGTTCGGTGATTTTTTCCCACGTCAACGACGGCGGCTTCTGGCTGATCAAGGAATACTTCAATATGACGGTGATCCAGACTTTCAAGACCTGGACCGTGCTGGAGACGTTGATTTCGGTAGTCGCATTCGGTCTGACTTACGGCCTGTCTCTGGTTCTATGA
- a CDS encoding FKBP-type peptidyl-prolyl cis-trans isomerase produces the protein MSEVNLSTDETRVSYGIGRQLGDQLRDNPPPGVSIDAILAGLTDAFAGKPSRVDQEQMAASFKVIREIMQAEAAAKAEAAAGAGLAFLAENAKRDGITTLASGLQFEVLTAGSGAKPTREDQVRTHYHGTLIDGTVFDSSYERGQPAEFPVGGVIAGWTEALQLMNAGSKWRLYVPSELAYGAQGVGSIPPHSVLVFDVELLDVL, from the coding sequence ATGTCCGAAGTTAATCTGTCCACCGACGAAACCCGCGTCAGCTACGGTATCGGCCGTCAGTTGGGCGACCAACTGCGCGACAACCCGCCACCGGGCGTGAGCATTGATGCGATCCTGGCCGGCCTGACCGACGCGTTCGCAGGCAAACCAAGCCGCGTTGACCAAGAGCAAATGGCGGCCAGCTTCAAAGTTATCCGCGAAATCATGCAAGCCGAAGCGGCTGCCAAGGCTGAAGCGGCTGCTGGCGCTGGCCTGGCGTTCCTGGCTGAAAACGCCAAGCGTGACGGCATCACCACCCTGGCTTCCGGCCTGCAATTTGAAGTGCTGACTGCGGGTAGCGGCGCCAAGCCGACCCGTGAAGACCAAGTGCGTACCCACTACCACGGCACCCTGATCGACGGCACTGTGTTCGACAGCTCCTACGAGCGCGGCCAGCCTGCAGAATTCCCGGTTGGCGGCGTGATCGCCGGCTGGACCGAAGCCCTGCAACTGATGAATGCCGGCAGCAAATGGCGTCTGTACGTGCCGAGCGAACTGGCTTACGGCGCTCAAGGCGTTGGCAGCATTCCGCCGCACAGCGTTCTGGTGTTCGACGTCGAGCTGCTTGACGTTCTGTAA
- a CDS encoding N-acyl-D-amino-acid deacylase family protein has product MKYDTLIRQALIIDGSNTPGYVADVGLRGGRIETIGDLASATAEHEIDASGRVLSPGFIDVHTHDDTVVIRHPQMLPKLSQGVTTVIVGNCGISASPVSLRSDPPDPMNLLGSREAFAYPRFADYRAAVESAHPAVNVAALIGHTALRSNHMDDLHRTATPPEIAAMRVQLQESLEAGALGLSTGLAYASAFNAETDEVLQISEELTAFGAVYTTHLRSEFEPVLEAMDEAFLIGRHAKAPVIISHLKCAGAGNWGRSPQLLASLELAAKTHPVGCDCYPYAASSSTLDLKQVTDAFRITITWSTPHPEVGGRDLQDIAAEWDVSLLDAARRLQPAGAVYYGMDEADVRRILAHPLSMVGSDGLPEDPFPHPRLWGAFPRVLGHFSRDVGLFPLHTAVHKMTGLSAARFGLAERGEIREGHWADLVLFDPLRVRDVADFKEPQRAAEGIDGVWVNGVLSYSDGQANGQRPGRFLARSGDLRGGFASL; this is encoded by the coding sequence ATGAAGTACGACACGCTGATTCGCCAAGCGCTGATCATTGATGGCAGCAACACGCCAGGCTATGTCGCCGATGTAGGCCTGCGCGGCGGGCGTATCGAGACGATTGGCGACCTTGCGAGCGCAACCGCCGAGCACGAGATCGACGCCAGTGGCCGCGTGTTGTCTCCAGGGTTTATCGACGTGCACACCCACGATGACACCGTGGTGATCCGCCATCCGCAAATGCTGCCCAAGCTCAGCCAGGGCGTAACCACGGTGATTGTCGGTAACTGTGGCATCAGCGCCTCGCCGGTGAGTTTGCGCAGTGATCCGCCGGACCCGATGAACTTGCTGGGTTCGCGTGAGGCGTTCGCTTATCCACGCTTTGCCGATTACCGTGCGGCCGTGGAAAGCGCCCATCCGGCCGTCAACGTTGCGGCGTTGATTGGCCATACGGCGCTGCGCAGCAATCACATGGACGACCTGCACCGCACGGCCACGCCACCTGAAATCGCCGCCATGCGTGTGCAGTTGCAAGAGAGCCTGGAAGCCGGCGCCCTTGGTTTATCCACAGGCCTGGCCTATGCCAGCGCGTTTAATGCCGAGACCGATGAAGTGCTGCAAATCAGTGAAGAACTGACGGCCTTCGGCGCGGTGTACACCACGCATTTGCGCAGCGAATTCGAGCCGGTGCTGGAGGCGATGGACGAGGCCTTTCTGATTGGCCGCCATGCCAAGGCACCGGTGATTATTTCCCACCTCAAATGTGCCGGCGCGGGTAACTGGGGGCGTAGTCCGCAGCTGTTGGCATCGCTGGAACTGGCGGCGAAAACTCACCCGGTGGGCTGTGATTGTTATCCCTACGCCGCCAGCTCTTCGACGCTGGACCTCAAGCAAGTCACCGACGCGTTTCGCATCACCATCACCTGGTCGACACCACACCCGGAAGTCGGTGGGCGCGACTTGCAGGACATCGCCGCCGAGTGGGACGTTTCGCTGCTGGACGCAGCACGTCGCCTGCAACCGGCCGGGGCGGTGTACTACGGGATGGACGAGGCGGATGTACGACGCATCCTCGCGCATCCGCTGTCGATGGTCGGGTCGGATGGCTTGCCTGAAGACCCTTTTCCACACCCGCGTTTGTGGGGCGCGTTTCCACGGGTGCTGGGGCATTTCAGCCGGGATGTGGGGTTGTTCCCGCTGCACACGGCGGTGCACAAGATGACAGGGCTGTCGGCAGCGCGCTTCGGCCTGGCTGAGCGTGGTGAAATCCGTGAAGGGCACTGGGCTGACCTGGTGTTGTTCGACCCGTTGCGCGTGCGCGATGTGGCGGACTTCAAAGAGCCACAACGCGCGGCCGAAGGCATTGATGGGGTGTGGGTCAACGGGGTGTTGAGCTATAGCGACGGACAGGCCAATGGTCAGCGGCCGGGCCGCTTCCTGGCGCGCAGTGGAGATTTGCGTGGTGGGTTTGCGTCTCTATAG
- a CDS encoding glyoxalase superfamily protein, giving the protein MHLGKVTPILRIFDEAKALEFYVDFLGFKVDWQHRFEANFPLYLQVSLGECVLHLSEHHGDASPGSAVRIQAQGVDAYQQQLLAKDYRYAKPGVEETPWGSREMSIGDPFGNRLVFVEEGEG; this is encoded by the coding sequence ATGCACTTAGGAAAAGTCACCCCGATATTACGCATCTTCGACGAAGCCAAGGCGTTGGAATTTTACGTCGACTTCCTCGGGTTCAAGGTCGACTGGCAGCATCGCTTCGAGGCGAATTTTCCGTTGTATTTGCAGGTGTCGCTGGGCGAGTGCGTGCTGCATTTGTCCGAGCATCACGGCGATGCTTCGCCCGGGTCGGCGGTGCGTATTCAGGCGCAGGGCGTGGACGCGTATCAGCAGCAGTTGCTGGCCAAAGATTATCGGTATGCCAAGCCTGGGGTTGAGGAAACGCCTTGGGGTTCGCGGGAGATGAGCATCGGCGATCCGTTCGGGAATCGGTTGGTATTTGTCGAGGAAGGCGAGGGTTGA
- a CDS encoding PA4570 family protein — MTYLIDAWLDRPHPYLRILHRETGEVCAVLEEEALNELQDQGDLDVNGLSSSEPGVLKEVVRNLFLFCYARALRPATELNGKFHP, encoded by the coding sequence ATGACTTATTTGATAGATGCCTGGCTGGACCGGCCACACCCTTACCTGCGAATCCTGCATCGGGAAACCGGGGAAGTCTGCGCGGTGCTGGAAGAAGAAGCGTTGAATGAACTGCAGGACCAGGGCGACCTGGACGTCAACGGCCTGAGTTCGAGTGAGCCTGGCGTGCTGAAGGAAGTAGTGCGCAACCTGTTTCTGTTCTGCTATGCCCGAGCGTTGCGCCCGGCCACGGAGTTGAATGGCAAGTTCCATCCATGA
- a CDS encoding MurR/RpiR family transcriptional regulator — translation MDILYQIRARQDSFSAGEGRIAKLMLDDVGFAASASLEELSQRAEVSTATLSRFARSVGCRDLRDLRLQLAQASGVGSRFLDPAGLPEQSAFHRQILGDIEATLRQHLSGFNQASFVDAVSLLGKARMIHAFGMGGPSSLCSEELQVRLVRLGYPIAACRDPVMMRVTAATLGPEHALIVCSLSGLTPELLDVVTLARNYDAPIVAITLAGSPLAELADVLLPLQPAETSFIYKPTAARYGMLLAIDLLATELALAMPDDNQERLRRIKLALDDYRGGPDSLPLGD, via the coding sequence ATGGACATCCTCTACCAGATCCGCGCCCGCCAGGATTCCTTCAGTGCCGGCGAAGGCCGTATCGCCAAGCTGATGCTTGATGACGTGGGCTTTGCCGCATCGGCCAGCCTGGAAGAGTTGTCACAACGGGCCGAGGTGAGCACGGCGACCTTGTCGCGTTTTGCCCGCAGTGTGGGTTGCCGTGACTTGCGTGATTTGCGCCTGCAATTGGCCCAGGCCAGCGGGGTTGGCAGCCGCTTCCTCGACCCGGCGGGGTTGCCGGAACAGTCGGCGTTTCATCGGCAGATTCTCGGCGATATCGAAGCGACGTTGCGTCAGCACCTGTCAGGCTTTAATCAGGCGAGTTTTGTCGACGCCGTCAGCCTGTTGGGCAAGGCGCGGATGATCCATGCATTCGGCATGGGCGGCCCGTCGAGCCTGTGCAGTGAAGAGTTGCAAGTACGCCTGGTGCGTCTGGGTTACCCGATTGCCGCTTGCCGCGACCCGGTGATGATGCGTGTCACGGCGGCGACCTTGGGGCCAGAACATGCGCTGATCGTGTGCTCGCTCTCCGGCCTCACGCCCGAGTTGCTGGACGTGGTGACGCTGGCGCGCAACTACGATGCGCCCATCGTTGCGATCACGCTGGCTGGCTCACCGCTGGCCGAATTGGCGGACGTGCTGCTGCCGCTGCAACCAGCCGAAACCAGTTTTATCTACAAGCCCACTGCGGCGCGCTACGGAATGCTGTTGGCCATCGACCTGCTCGCCACCGAGCTGGCGCTGGCCATGCCGGACGACAACCAGGAACGCCTGCGCCGGATCAAGCTGGCCCTGGACGATTATCGCGGCGGCCCTGACAGCCTGCCGCTTGGAGATTGA